The genomic DNA GCCGAGGTGGCTTCCCGCGCCGTCTTCGAGGCCTCAGCGTCCTTGGGTTCGGATCTCATTCCCGTCCTGGCCGATGTGGCCACAGGCCTTGCCCTGGTCGCCGGGATGAAGAAGCCGGAGATCATCACCACCGCCGACGAACTCATCCGCGCCGGCCGTGAGGAACTCGACCAGAGCAGGGACGGCGGCGATGATGCGACGGCGTCACCCAATGCCACCGGCGGAGCCGACGCCGATGCCAAGACGAACGACTCAGGAAGCCAGGTGCCGAAGGGGCAGGCGGAGATGTTCAACGCGATCCTCAATCAGTCGCGGGCAGCCGCCTACGGCTATGAACGGCTGGCCGTGAACTTCGATTCGAAGTCACGCGAACGCAAAGCGGCGCTGGCCAGGCTCGACTCCTTGGGTGCCCTGTCCGGGGAGATGCTCGAACGCCTCGGTGAGGATGCAGCCGATCCGGCCGCCTCGGCGTGGAAGCTCGATCCCTCACCGACGGATGCGGACTCCGCGAAGGAGCTGGCGCTGTCGTTGGAAGACGGCATCGCCTCCGCGCTTCTGCCCTGGTTGGAGGCGGACGCCTCGGCGATTCTCAGGCTCTGGGAATCGGCCCGGTTGCGGATGGCCTTCGCCGATCCGCAGCCGCTGCGTTTCACCTATGACGAACCCGGGCAGGCGGAGGTGCAGGAGTGAAGGTCCCACCGGTCCTCTACCGCGCGACGCGCGAGATCATCGGCGAATATCGCACCGATTCGTGGGTTGCCGCACTCGACTATATGGCCAATGAGCTCCTCGACCGGTGGAAGCTGCGCTTCGACGATGTGCCGGGAGCGCCGTGGGCGGGGTGCGAGTCCTTGGTGATTCCGGTGCTCACTCAGGAGAACTATCAGGGGGTGCTGCGGTTCGCCGCTCCCACCTCGGCGCACACGGCCGCGCATGCGCAGGTGCTGCGGGCGCTGAAGATGTGGAACGGACACGGGGCGGTGCGGGTCATCAGGGATGATCGCAGCTTCCGGGTCACTCTGCAGGAGCGGCTGCGCACGAAGGACAATCTGTCGGTGCTGCCTCTGGCCGATGTGCCACCGGTATGGGGTGCTCTGCAGCGGTCCTTGGAGATTCCGGCGACCTCGGAGTTCCTGCGGGTCCAGGATGTCGTGGCCGGGTGGCTGAACTCGTTCGATGCCGATGCCGCGCTGCTGACCGGGTGGTCGGAGGCGGGTCCGCACGATTCCCTGCTGCTGTCGTTCGCCCGCAACTGGATGCAGACTCTGGCCTCGTCGGATGAGAACTGGCTCATCCATGCCGATCTGCACTACTACAACATCCTTGCCGGCAATCCCGATCCGACGGGCATTTCGACGTGGAAGGCCATCGACCCGCAGCCCTTGGCCGGTCCGACGGCGTACACCTTGGCTCCGGTGCTGTGGAACCGCCTGGCCGAGATCCCCTCGGATCATCCGCAGGCGCAGGCGGCGTGGCTGCGCGGCTTCGCAACGGACTTGGCCCTGTGCGCCGGGGTCGATCCGCAGTACGGGATGGGGGCGACCGTGGCCAGGGAGATCACGAATATGTTCTGGTATCTGCGCGCGGCCTCCGGCGGGTCGAATTCGAGCCTGGCCGATGCCGCCCGTTCCCTGTGGGTGGCCCGCGCGCTATCCGGCGCCGATGTCGCCGGAGTCAACGCCCACGCCCTCAAACCCATCGGCTGACCCCTATTGCTACCTGACGGCGGCCCAGCTACCTCGCGCGAGGTTGCTGGGCCGCCGTCAGGTAGCAATTAGTGGATGAGGGTGGAGATGAAGTCGAAGCCGAGTTTGAGGATCAGCGCGGAGACGACGATGACGAAGACGACGCGGACGAACCCCGAGCCCTTCGCCAGCGCGGTGCGGGCACCGAAGATCCCGCCGGTGACATTGCCGACGGCCATGATCACACCCAGCAGCCAGACGACCTGACCGTCGGGGATGAAGTAGACGAGCGCTCCGAAGTTCGTCGCCCAGTTGATCACCTTCGCCGTGGCCGAGGCGTGCAGGAACGAGAATCCGATGATCGAGACGAAGGCGATGACGAGGAACGATCCCGTCCCCGGCCCGAGCACTCCGTCATAGATGCCGATGACGAGCCCGATCAGCCATGACAGCGCGTGGTGACGTTTAGAGGTTTCCCCGAACCGCAGCGTGGCATCGGCGCCGAGGCTCGGATTGAGCACGGTGAAGATCCCGACCCCGATGAGCGCGAGCAGAATGATCGGGGTGAACGCGTCGCTGGGCACCAAGGTCGCGAGCTTCGCCCCGAGCACGGCACCCAAGAACGCCGAGGCCGCGGCCGGGATCGTCGCCGACCGGTCCGGGGTGATCTTGCGCAGATAGGTGACCGCCGAGGCGGTCGTGCCCGCAATCGACCCGACCTTGTTCGTCGCGACCGCTTGGACGGGGCTCATCCCCGGCACGAGCAGCAGCGCGGGCAGCTGGATCAGTCCGCCCCCGCCGACGACGGCATCGATCCACCCGGCCAGGACTCCCGCGGCGAGCAGCCACAGGACCATCGTCCAGGTGACATCGATGCCTCCGGCGAGGGCTTCGAACACCGAGGCGGCTCAGGCGTTCTGGTCGGCGCTGATCGCCGCGTCGGCTGCGGCTGCTGCCTTCGCATACGCCTCACGCACACGTGCCACAGTGGCAGGGACCACCTCGGCGACGGGCTGGTCGGACTTCCCCCCGGCCAACCGGTCGCGGACCTCGACGACGCCGTCGGCCAGACCGCGGCCGACGACGATGACGGTGGGAATTCCGATGAGCTCGGCATCGGCGAACTTGAATCCGGGCGAGACCTTGTTGCGGTCATCGAGCAGGACGCTGACGCCTTCGGCCTCGAGTGCGGTCGTCATCTTCTCTGCGGCTTGAGCGATCTCCTCGCCCTTGCCGGCGACGATGATGTGCACATCGGCCGGGGCCAGGTGCTGGGGCCACAGGAGTCCGTCCTCGGAATGGTATTCCTCGGCGATGCAGGCCATGACGCGGGTGACGCCGAGGCCGTAGGAGCCCATGGTCACGGTCGTCGCCTTGCCGTTCTGGTCGAGGACCTTGAGGTCGAGGGACTCGGCGTACTTGCGGCCGAGCTTGAAGATCTGACCGATCTCGACACCGCGGGCCAGCTCCAGCGGACCGGAGCCGTCCGGTGCCGGATCGCCGAGGACGACCTGGGCGGCTTCGATGGTTCCGTCGGCGGTGAAGTCGCGTCCGGCGACGAGGTCGAAGACGTGGCGTCCGGGCTCATTGGCTCCAGTGATCCAGCGGGTGCCGTCGACGACGCGAGGATCGAGGAGGTAGCGGATCTTCGAGGGCGATTCGAGGCCGAGAACCGGCGCGTCGAGGGAGTTGCCGGGTCCGATGTAACCCTTGACGAGCTCCGGATGGGCGGCGAGATCCTCAGCCGTCGCGGCTTCGAGGTCGACCTCACCGTCGCCGAGCATTCCGGTGCCGGCGGCCCGGTCGAGATCGACTTCGCGGTCGCCGGGCAGGCCGATGACGATGATCTCGCGGGTGCCGTCGGGGTGGGTGACGGCGCAGACGACGTTCTTCAGCGTGTCCGCGGCCGTCCACTCGCGGTCGTCGCGCGGATGCGAGGCGTTCGCGGCTGCCACGAGGGTCTCGATGGTCGGAGTGTCCGGGGTGTCCTCGACATGCGCGGCAGGCGACTGCGAGTAGGGAATCGCCTCGGGCACGATCGAGGTCACGGCCTCGACGTTCGCGGCATATCCGCCGGGCGACCTCACGAACGTGTCCTCCCCGACCTCGGAAGGGTAGATGAACTCCTCTGTCCCGGAGCCGCCCATGGCACCCGGGGTCGCCTTGACCGGCAGGCACGGCAGCCCGAGGCGAGCGAAGGCACGCAGGTAGGCCACGCGCATGGCCTCGTAGGAGGCGTCGAGTCCGGCATCGTCGATGTCGAAGGAGTAAGCGTCCTTCATGATGAACTCGCGTCCGCGCAGGAGTCCGGCCCGAGGGCGAGCCTCGTCGCGGTATTTGGTCTGGATCTGGTAGATCGACAGCGGCAGGTCTTTGTACGAGGAGTAGAGGTCCTTGACCAGAAGGGTGAAGACCTCCTCATGGGTGG from Brevibacterium sp. JSBI002 includes the following:
- a CDS encoding aminoglycoside phosphotransferase family protein — protein: MKVPPVLYRATREIIGEYRTDSWVAALDYMANELLDRWKLRFDDVPGAPWAGCESLVIPVLTQENYQGVLRFAAPTSAHTAAHAQVLRALKMWNGHGAVRVIRDDRSFRVTLQERLRTKDNLSVLPLADVPPVWGALQRSLEIPATSEFLRVQDVVAGWLNSFDADAALLTGWSEAGPHDSLLLSFARNWMQTLASSDENWLIHADLHYYNILAGNPDPTGISTWKAIDPQPLAGPTAYTLAPVLWNRLAEIPSDHPQAQAAWLRGFATDLALCAGVDPQYGMGATVAREITNMFWYLRAASGGSNSSLADAARSLWVARALSGADVAGVNAHALKPIG
- a CDS encoding TSUP family transporter; the protein is MVLWLLAAGVLAGWIDAVVGGGGLIQLPALLLVPGMSPVQAVATNKVGSIAGTTASAVTYLRKITPDRSATIPAAASAFLGAVLGAKLATLVPSDAFTPIILLALIGVGIFTVLNPSLGADATLRFGETSKRHHALSWLIGLVIGIYDGVLGPGTGSFLVIAFVSIIGFSFLHASATAKVINWATNFGALVYFIPDGQVVWLLGVIMAVGNVTGGIFGARTALAKGSGFVRVVFVIVVSALILKLGFDFISTLIH
- a CDS encoding proline--tRNA ligase; protein product: MALRMSSLFVRTQKEDPVGAEVASHKLLHRAGYIRRSAPGIYTWLPLGLAVLGKIEAIVREEMALAGSQEVHFPGLLPADPYKKSGRWEAFGPDLFHLKDRRENDYILAPTHEEVFTLLVKDLYSSYKDLPLSIYQIQTKYRDEARPRAGLLRGREFIMKDAYSFDIDDAGLDASYEAMRVAYLRAFARLGLPCLPVKATPGAMGGSGTEEFIYPSEVGEDTFVRSPGGYAANVEAVTSIVPEAIPYSQSPAAHVEDTPDTPTIETLVAAANASHPRDDREWTAADTLKNVVCAVTHPDGTREIIVIGLPGDREVDLDRAAGTGMLGDGEVDLEAATAEDLAAHPELVKGYIGPGNSLDAPVLGLESPSKIRYLLDPRVVDGTRWITGANEPGRHVFDLVAGRDFTADGTIEAAQVVLGDPAPDGSGPLELARGVEIGQIFKLGRKYAESLDLKVLDQNGKATTVTMGSYGLGVTRVMACIAEEYHSEDGLLWPQHLAPADVHIIVAGKGEEIAQAAEKMTTALEAEGVSVLLDDRNKVSPGFKFADAELIGIPTVIVVGRGLADGVVEVRDRLAGGKSDQPVAEVVPATVARVREAYAKAAAAADAAISADQNA